In Anopheles arabiensis isolate DONGOLA chromosome 2, AaraD3, whole genome shotgun sequence, the genomic window ATAAATTTTACATGTTTATTCATCGAAAAGAATTGAAATTCCCTTTATTGACCAAGCCAATCAACGCTCTAATCCTTTCggaggtgcagagtctcttcCTTGATGCCATCCTTAGTAATAATGTTGATGATAACGGAATCACCCGTGTAAATATCACGCTCCGTGGCTGAAATAAACGTGTCCTTGATGATCGAGATGGCTTTCTCCATTTTGACCGGTTCCGGATCCGCGTTCAGCATGTTCTTCTGGCCGATTTGATTGTCCAGCACCGGTTGCAACAATGGTCCGGCTGATCCGCCCGCCCGGTACGTTGTCATTTCACAGTGGCCGATCGGATCGTAGCTGTAGACGACACCTTTGCCGTCCTGGTCCAATCCAGCCAGCACGTTCGACACGTAGTACGGGAAGAACCGACGGTTGTACATCAGAATCGACAGCATCTGGGCAACGGCCGGTGTGGACATGTTCTTCTGATGCTGATCCTTGTACATTTGCATCCGCACCTTCACCAAGCTGGTCAGTGCGAGCGTGTCGCACCAGCAACCGGTGGACGCTAGCACGGTTTTGTCCGACAGACGGAACAGTTTGTTTTGCGTACGCGTATGAATTGAGTAGCCGGAACTGAGCCGAGTATCCGCACCAATGACGGCAAAATCCTCGCCGGCTATGGCTACTACACTCCTGGAAGATGCAATAATTCGTGTCATTCGCTCTCCGGGCCTCTTAACCTAACATTGGCAGGGAGTACGCGGAGTTGCCGCCGATGCCTTTCAACTTACCCGCCGTTAGATTCGTACGGATAAAACTGCACCTTACGTGCTCCAGGCACTTCGTACTCGGGGAAATTCTCGATTCCAAGCATGTTTGTTGCTGTAAATTACACGGAATCACAAATGATACTTTACCGATCTGTTCGTTGCCGAATGctctgtttcttcttcttcagtgACTGTGCGAAATAAACAGAGACGTTTTGAAGGAAATGCTTGACGTTTATTCATGAGTAGAGATGTACAAACTTAATGGGTGGAACATTACGTTCTGATGAGATTTTATGAAAATCATCAAACATAATTtagttttaaattttcttGAAATTACTAAATCATATCACTctcataattaattaaaacacaaaattttaTGAGCAAATCAAACAAGAAAATGATTAGCATCCGATCCAGAACCGAATCGAATCCACGGATAATCGGGAGAGTATCGAATTTTTTTCCTGCTTTATTCAAACTtcttttatgattattttttttctcaataaACTGCAATTGAACAGCAAACttgaaattttcaatttctttttctttaaaattatGTGAAATAAACGTTTtcgaaaatatttttttattttttaaatcagaAACTAagacaaattgaaaccgaagACACCCAGCTATTTGGAACAGTTGTGATCATTTGCTAGGGTAATATTGCTAAAAGGTGTATTgctaattgatttatgtatcCATTTAGTGctttataaataaattgtcGTTCGATATTCAGAGGCTGGAGCTTTTTGTCGTTCAGGTGTAGATTTTTGACACGACCACgagaaaagcttttttttggcagTTGACAAGCAgttttgacaaagttgaaattgttttcctcATTTAGTCATCTCCGTGGCGACGCGCCAAAACatggaaatgatttttgtCAACCATATTTgacgtttgttgttttgttatgaAAACCCGGCTGATTACGACAAAATAAGAAATTTTATCGGCAGATAGGTGCATTATatttggaaataaaaaaacccactCACCGGCCGTATTTGCTACAGTTTACGTAATGGCAACGTTCCGCTTAGGCGCTATTGCATCAATTGCAACGAGGATACCGCATCAAAATGTGGCAAAATTGCAGCGAATCAATCTCGTCCGTCGGATGGCTACCGGAGCGGCACCGAAAAAACCAACCAGCACACTGGGACTGGCTGTGAAGGGAATGGCAATCGGTGCCCTGGTCGGCACCGGCTGGTCCGGCTACAGCTACTTCAAGGGCGGTCCCACAGATCATATGCTGCACGAGCATGTAGGGCCGAAAGTTCTCGACAAGCTGCCGGATGTGAAAATAATGCGCAAAGTAGTCAACCCGAATGACGATTCGGGCTTGGATTTGGTGCTGTTCCAGTTCCAAACGTGCCCGTTCTGCTGCAAGGTGGGAATGTTACGGTTAATCACAAACTACGGTGTAATGGACTGATTGTAACTGATTGTATTTGCAGGTTCGTGCTTTCCTAGACCACAGCGGGCTTTCCTACTCAGTGGTGGAGGTGGATGCAGTACTTCGTCAGGACATTCGCTGGTCGGACAGCAAAAAAGTTCCAATTTTGCTAGCGAAAACGAAATCGGGCAAATACGTTCAGCTAACGGACTCGAGCATGATAGTTTCCTCGATTTCCAGCTTCCTTCGGGACAAGAAGCAAGACATCGGCGAGCTAGCAAAATACTATCCGTCGATATCGTACGAAAACGATGCGGGGCGAAAAGTGTTCGACATTATGAACAAATATTTCCTGATGTATCAGGAAAAGAAGGTCGACAATCGTACAAAGGAAGAGCAAGAGTGAGTATTGCCGtgttgagtgtgtttgtgtggtggaaGCTATTCTATATTATATCATATTGTTTGCTTTGCGATTAGGGAGGAGCGCAAGTGGCGTGCCTGGGCCGACGATCATTTGGTGCATTTGATTTCTCCGAACGTGTATCGAACGAAGGACGAAGCGATGGAAACATTTGAATGGTTTTCGGACGTTGGCGAATGGGGTATCCACTTTCCGAAATGGGAACGAGACCTGATGGTATACGTCGGCGCATTTGCCATGTGGGGCATCAGCAAGCGGCTCAAGCGGCGGCACCAGCTCAGTGACGACGTTCGCTCGCACATCTACGATGCGTGCGATCGATGGATCAATGAAatcgaaaagaagaaaaccacCTTCCACGGTGGATCGCAGCCAAATTTGGCCGATCTGGCTGTGTTCGGTGTGCTGAACAGTATGGAAGGATGTCAGGCTTTTAAGGACTGTCTGGAGAACACCAAAATCGGTCCATGGTTTTATGCGGTCAAGGAGAGAGTGCTTAAAAATCGCGGTAATGTGTTGTAATGCTATGCTTTGTACTATTGAAGATGGTTTAAGTACAGTTaatatgcaataaaacaaaaattagagGTTGTTCCTCTTTAAAATTACATAGctgcatttattttttattttttataatacaCTTCTTGTACGTGCTGCCAACacatttaattttacattcaattcaattaatgTTGTAATAAAATTCTATTGCATAAACTGATGTTCAGGGTCAATAGCTTTGAcatataatttttaaatgctAGAAATAGTTTTGCTGAAATTGGTTTATTGGGAGACTTATTTGTTGCATTTCCAAATAGGATTTAATTGTTATTACACTTTACATTAGTTCCATGTACGTAAAGTTGAACACTCGTGAATAGATTTCAACAAAGCTTTTTTATGTGggtcgaacaaaaaaaacagaaatataaaaaaaataaagtaactTATCTGAGCTCAATGAATGAAAATTCCGATAAAAAAGActgcttaaaaaaaaacaaaaaaacaacataatatACGAGCTACAAGTTTGATATCGACGCCATTCGGATGCACGCTTTGCGCATACTTAATAGCGGCGCTAGTGCGTTAGGACGGAAGACGTTGCAATATGCTCTAACACTTGTATTTTTGTATATACATTGGAGTCTTTATTgtagcaaaaaataaagaaaaacctGTTCCCGGCGAAAAGGAAGAATcggaaaaaagtaaacaacattttttttccttttccttttcctttccgtGGCGCGCGATCGTCAAATTTTTGAAACACATGTTCCGATGCGTAAAGCAGAGAGATAGTTACATAGCACGCTCTTCGTTCTTGCTTTACGATACTCTCTCACTCGTTTGTGCTCATGATTACGCTCTTTTCATGTAGCTTTCCTAAGGAAGCGCAAATGAGAGAGTTAAAGCGTTTTAAATTTGGTAGATTATAAGCAtttcaatgaaataaatacaattcCATGACtggatttttaaaatgatggTAACAAATGTGGAGATATTTAAAATCATAGcacaagaaaattaaattgttttaaaaaatggttGAACAGATCAAATATTGTCATCAATTCTTCAGACATTCTGGAACATCTTATAAATGTTTCACATCATTATACATCTTAATACTAAAACAccatgaagttttttttttcatttcctggGATCATGAAACgatcgtacaaaaaaaaagtctaacACGAAGCGTGGAGCGCAACCGAAGAACAACAGATAAAGC contains:
- the LOC120895325 gene encoding proteasome subunit beta type-1 — protein: MLGIENFPEYEVPGARKVQFYPYESNGGSVVAIAGEDFAVIGADTRLSSGYSIHTRTQNKLFRLSDKTVLASTGCWCDTLALTSLVKVRMQMYKDQHQKNMSTPAVAQMLSILMYNRRFFPYYVSNVLAGLDQDGKGVVYSYDPIGHCEMTTYRAGGSAGPLLQPVLDNQIGQKNMLNADPEPVKMEKAISIIKDTFISATERDIYTGDSVIINIITKDGIKEETLHLRKD
- the LOC120898344 gene encoding prostaglandin E synthase 2; protein product: MATFRLGAIASIATRIPHQNVAKLQRINLVRRMATGAAPKKPTSTLGLAVKGMAIGALVGTGWSGYSYFKGGPTDHMLHEHVGPKVLDKLPDVKIMRKVVNPNDDSGLDLVLFQFQTCPFCCKVRAFLDHSGLSYSVVEVDAVLRQDIRWSDSKKVPILLAKTKSGKYVQLTDSSMIVSSISSFLRDKKQDIGELAKYYPSISYENDAGRKVFDIMNKYFLMYQEKKVDNRTKEEQEEERKWRAWADDHLVHLISPNVYRTKDEAMETFEWFSDVGEWGIHFPKWERDLMVYVGAFAMWGISKRLKRRHQLSDDVRSHIYDACDRWINEIEKKKTTFHGGSQPNLADLAVFGVLNSMEGCQAFKDCLENTKIGPWFYAVKERVLKNRGNVL